Below is a window of Ovis aries strain OAR_USU_Benz2616 breed Rambouillet chromosome 20, ARS-UI_Ramb_v3.0, whole genome shotgun sequence DNA.
cacactcaggaccgatttcctttaggatggactgattggatctccttgcagtccaaggaactctcaagagtcttctccaacaccacagttcaaaggcatcagttcttacTAGTTTACACTAagttaattatattatattatacctTCATTAGTCATTCATAGCAAAATAAATTCCAATTAAttaattctaattttgttttcatactgttcatggggttctcaagaatactgaagtggtttgccattcccttctccagaggaccacattctgtcagacctctccaccatgacccacccatcttgggtggccccacatggcatggcttagtttcattaggttagacaaggctgtggtctgtgtgatcagattgactagttttctgtgattatggtttcagtgtgtctgccctctgatgccctctcgcaacacccatcatcttacttgggttttccttaccttggacgaggggtatctcctcacggctgcccctcctgaccttgaacgtggagtagctcctctcggccctcctgcgcccgcacagctgctgctccttggatATGGGGTTGCTCCTCTAGGCGGTTGCCCTTGACCTCAGACATGGgctagctcctcttggccgtggcccctgaccttgggcgaggGGGAGCGCCTCTCAGACATGCTTCTGCGCGGTCCATCGCAGCTAGTGAcggacctcagatatgcagatgacaccacccttatggcagaaagtgaagaggagctaaagagcctcttgatgaaagtgaaaaagttggcttaaagctcaacattcagaaaatgaagatcatggcatctggtcccatcacttcatgggaagtagatggggaaacagtggaagcagtgtctgactttatttttttgggctccaaaatcactacagatggtgactgcggccatgaaattaaaagactcttactccttggaaggaaagttatgaccaacctagagagcatattaaaaagcagagacattactttgccgactaaggtccgtctagtcaaggctatggttttccagtggtcatgtatgggtgtgagagttggactgtgaaaaaagctgagtgccaaagaattgatgctttttaactgtggggttggagaagactcttgagagtccctggaactgcaaggggatccaaccagtccatcctaaaggagatcagtcctgggtgttctttggaaggactgatgctaatgccaaaactccaatactttggccaccttatgcaaagagttgactcattggaaaagactctgatgctgggagggattgggggcaggaggagaaggggacaacagaggatgagatggctggatggcatcactgactcaacggacatgagtttgagtaaactccgggagttggtgatggacagggaggcctggcgtgctgagattcatggggttgcagagtcagagacgactgagcgacagaactgaactgaactgaattttgttttatatatcaattatttCTAGTCCCATAAACTTTTTGTTACATAATGcatagttttatttgtttttatttttaaaattttattttttaattgttgttcacaatgttatattagtttcaggtgtacagaatagtgatttgaaatttttatagggttatacttcatttaaagtaTCCAGCAGATTCATTCCAGGGTaaatatctgaagaaaagaaaaaaaaaatctaattcaaaaaggtatatactccccaatgttcacagtagcattacttatgatagccaagatatgggagcAAACTAAGTGTTCAACAGATTAAtggttaaagaagatgtggtatgtgtggtatgtgtggtatggaatattattcagcatagaaacgaatgaagtTTTCCTTTTGCAACAGCACAGGTAGACCTGGATTGTATTATTATGCTATGCTGAGTTCTTACCTTATGAATCATTGATACTTAAAATTTCTTACTCAAAATCCTATTGCCAAAATTCTTCTTAGTACACTTGTTCATAGGCAGGTGATCTATatttttttactgaaattttaattttatatgtttaagATAATAATTGCtgatattttctttcacttaaaaatatatgtagtaTATTGATGCATATACATGGCatctgaaaaagttgatttagacaatcttatttacaaagcagaaacagagacacagatgtagagaaacaGATGTGTGGATATGGAgtctgggggggggagggggatgaaTTCGAAGAGTAACATTGACATATGTTCACTACCATGTGTGAAGTAACTAGCTAATGGGAAcatgctgtatagctcagggagctgagcttggtgctctgtgatgacctagatgggtgggatgggggtggggtgggcgggaAGCACAAGAGGGAGGagtatatgtatacgtatagctgattcactttgttgtacagaagacacacaacattgcaaagcaattataccccaattttaaaatttctaagctaaaaataaaagtaaacaatctaaaaaaaaatacactctattttagagaagttttaggttcacagcaaagttAAGCAGAAGGTGAAGAGATTTCTCACATACCGTTGCTCCACTAACCATATCCTGTGCTACTatcaacatctcctgcatttttttttacacTAGATGAAtttacattgacacatcattatcacccaaagttcaTCGTTTACTTTAGGGCTCACTCTTGATACGTATTCTATAGGACTGGACAAATGTATGACATGTATCTCCTACTACAGTTATCAGAGTAGTTTCAGTTCCCtagaaatcctctgtgctctgttaCCTACATTTTCTTGATCACCTCTGGCTCAGATTTCCTGCATTTACTAATTCCTACtctgcattttaaattatttttttatttctaccttgccggggtccagccttggtggatccagggtaattcgaaggtggggacagaattGGCGTTCTAGGAAAAAACTTAtctaattacagatatagagaaagattagaaacggatagtgtagtaggaaatattagtggagaaaaagaggctgaataacttggtttatgtggaataccagtcaccacctatgtaggccacaggcgtctttccgttctcccggagaggaggcactgaggcctccccagtcctatcttagaagcccaggcaaaattaacaGGCTTGGTGAATACCCacattccagatgggaattcagccagaaaaatggggagcaagaaagaaacgacatgggggaatcagtctttctagaAACTGATccgaattttttatttttaggtttgcttatataccttttgttacacatagggatgaatacagagtcacacgggggtcagcagtccagacctttatcaaaatcaggtgctttacataaaaaaaagatcttaggggttttacattaccttctggccatgaggcctgctgacattttacaaccctttctttctgataaccaaaaaacttattttttccaagagtgttttttcttaaaccaggcgccaccctctgaaggtagcagataaagttgcattgCTATGGGGTGAGGGTGTaatgggttacaactaagaaaggaattgatttaacctaaggttaacatgattaatcttaaaagttaatatttatttctcctatatgctagttatattcattataagggcaaggaatatggagatttagcagcaaacatcagcccaacaaatgaaaacctttcaccaatgttccccttaagatctatttactcttaagatagtgataaagttacatttttacatagcaaggacacagtgatttataacaaagtacagtgatctataacaaaagagaaaattcattaactcaaaaagtctagtattgctaacatcaaaaactactatatttccttttctatattccaaatacatcaattaatatattcccaggtgcctaaggatatggaggcctggcggcaatcattgactcaacaatgagaaaagccctatgctaattaagactctcaaaatactccaaactctctgtgctgtttatggttgagaggttgtcatacaagctagtctgtcagcagagaggtttgacctgagacacccttgtcacacccagggcagggaattaacagtaattattggcacaacaaatgaaaaaacccttcaccaatataattcctaaccaacccactatactaataatttctaacttcccaaaagaatctgcctttagtaagtctaaaacatcttgtgcctctcatggttgggaggctgtaaacaatcacatatggccagatgaacctatacaggcaggctagataaccttcagaggaatttgtaagttgaaacactcttgtcatgcccaggaatttttattgacttggagctgcacgtttactccttctccaagaggaccggtggggaacagccccccataaagtcagaggtgtaggcgagagcatgaaacagtaaagcaggtagactctggttttggggtagatgctcgggaacagggggtttcctgaggcttgatcatgcctttgcgtatgctaAGCCTCCTTCCTtgtgacctttgccatgggcggagttcctcatgctagCTCCTGGCACTATCTCACAGCTAgctttttctccttgaatcttCCCTACTCCTCCAAGTAAACATGCATAAATATCCATTTACATGTAACATAGCTCGACTAAAAATTATAGGTCATGGGAGAGTGGAACATATTTTTTGTTAGAGAGTAACAAATCCAAAATCAAATGTtacaattttcctgaagagttctcTTAGCAACCCCTTCACCAATGATAGGTCATTGACAACTGGACCCTACTTATCCTCTCAGTCTAACTCAATCTCAGCTTCTCtcattctggaaaaaaataattgttcaaCTAATATGTGAAAAAGTTAATCCATACTCCATGTATGGAGTCTCTTAAATCATTAAAACAAATCTCTTAAAACATTAAAAGGCCCAGGAAAAGTGCTTTCTATATGATTTgatctattctttttaataaacTAATTGTGAATATAACTAGCAATGTTTTTCTTATGTATTTGTATACTATGTGTAAGACATTTCCTATGTAACAAGATTATTTGAATTCTGTCACTAGGCCTACAAGAAACATATCAACACCCCATATAATGGATGAAAAAACTACAGCTTGGAAATGTTAGATACTTTAGCCAgggttataaaatataaatactaggTATAAAGTACTGAGTCCTGAACCTGGATTTAGGTTTCTTTGTACCAAACTAAGCTGTACGATATTGTGTTGATATTGTGTCTTTTTTCACAATTACATTTTGAGCTCCCTGATGTAGGCATGGGCAGGGACAGTCTCATACATTTCATAGCTGTTCCATAATACCTTCCAAGATGCAATGCATAGACTCAATAATTGCAGAGTGGAAAGTCTGAGGCAATGTGCCTAAAACATTCTCAAAGGCACAATGATTCCAAGTCAAGTCACTCACACTCTCGAGAGTGACGTTTGGACACACTCAGGAAAGCCAGAGGATCCATCTGTTGATTCACTTCCTCCACACGGATTTCCACTGGAGACAGTGAATCTAGAGGAGAACATCGCACTCATAGATGCTGCTACATTACCTCAATGATGTTGTCTCTCCTGGGATTTCTCTCTCATAGATTCATGCTTTCCTTAGCCAGGAGGGTCATGGGCAGAGGGCTGGGGATATTGGGATATTTTGCTATTTCCAGGGCAAACAGGGATGCACAGGAATCCAGCGTGCCTGGCTTAGGCTTATCTGCCTGGAGACACCCTGCAGTCATATTCACTCTCCCATTCCTCACAGGCCACGTCAGGAAAGTCTGTGTGCTTATATAGCAGGAATTCACCTAGCAGGTGAGACAAACTACACCTGTCTTCTAGGGACCCCAAGCATGCCTGTGATTTCtactccctcccctctcccattaGGGTTACTAACCCTAAGTAAGGACAAGTTTTTGGTCCTCAAATATCCACATTATTATCTTATTCTAATCCTCTCCTAACTGACTTTCAGTTCTTTCTATATCTAGAGAATTCTTATCCCCTAAGGGTGAGGAGAGGAGACAATGCTTTTGCTGTTATAATGCAGTCCTCACAAATTTAAGGTATTGGAAACAAATTTTGATGTTTGATACCAAAAATTTGACTTTTGGTACTTTTGAGTTCAAAattcttttctctaatttttgtcatagctttataAAGCTGTATTAAAATGGGTACAgaattgggaattccctggcatgCCAGTGTTTATGACccagttttctttgctgtggttCTGAGTTCGATCCcagtttggggaactaagatctcacaagctggacagtgcagcaaaaaaaaaaaaaaaaaaaaaacaaacaaacagatgagTACAGACTTCTCTCTTGGTTTTTGTATTTCTGCTATAAAAAATCTATACCAAGGGAAAAAGGTATATATTACTTTCACTGATGCCTGAATTAAGAGGTGGATGGCAATGCCAAGAGCCAAGAGTGGAAACAGTAGGAAGAGAGAAATATTAACCATagtgaaatactgaaatattatGATTTTATACAAGTTGCTCTTATGTTCCTTGGCATGAAACATGATCTGAGAAATGAAATGAAGGGGCCTAAAGCATAAGAGAATATGATCTTGGTTAGCCCTGAGatgaaagacaggaaaaattTCTATTGAAGGGGAGTTTATTGCTTCCATGGTGATATGGGGTCCGGGTCACTAGGGAATAGGTAGCTGGGTGGAATACCCCAGTGATATCATGGTAGGCAACTATTGAGAACAGAAAAAATATCAGAAAGTTAGGGGAGAACTCTGAGGTATATGTGAGGTCTGAGATGATACAGCATCTTAAGTcccagagaagagaggaggggcaGAGTATAGGGGGAGAGAGACTATATGATGAACTTGGCCAGAAAATAGTTCTAGGTTGTCTAGCGCGTCCACTCTTCTGCTCTCATAGATGGGCAGAGCACCTGCAACAGGAAAGGCATGAGACTGATGAGTCCTAGGGAGCTTCTGTGCTGTAGTCATGCTGGTTCCCAATTCTCCCACAACGTTTCAACCACGTTTGTGTCTGCAACTTCTTCCCGCTTCGCTTTCTCCTGAAGTGTGTCTGTGGCACTGACAAATATTGATCCTTACCTTCCTTTCTAGGGTGCGACTCACAAGGGACCCTGGTGTCTGGAGGCCCCACCTGAGCGCAGGCCTTGGATGATGAAGATGGTGCCCACCACGATGCCCACGAGGCCCATGGTCAACCCCAGGGCACAGACCACAGTCTCTGTCAGCTCTGACATAGGGGCTGGAATCTCAGGCTCTGGAAACGTGAAGTTATGAAAGTCAGAATACTGAGTGTTGGTTCATGTGCCTGTGCATGAGATTGGGCAGGAGGTGTGTTGTTCATGCTACAAAAACTCAGGGCACCAGGCTTAGGGAAGAGAATGAAGGTTTCTATAATTTTAGAAACCTTGAAGTGTGGAAAACCAGCTTTGGACTGTGAGATTGAGGGACCAAAACTCAGCGTGTTTTGTACTTGGTAGAAAAAGAGAGAGTACTGATAGGAGTGGAGCTTGTACATACCCCAGTGTTTGAGCAGTGGCTCCTCCAGGCCCCAGTGTTCCACTTTGCAGTCATAAACGTCATCATCAGAAGGGAGGAAGGTGAGATAACCAAACTTGAAGAAGGAATGATCATCCTTGGGGAGGAAGCTGGTCTCATAAACACCCTTCGTGACTGCATGCCCGTTCTTCAGCCATGTAATGTTGATCACAGGGGGGAAAATGTTGTCCACGTGACAGATGAGGGTGTTGGGCTGACCCAGCATCACGGGAGACTTGGAAAACACAGTCACCTCAGGAACCTCTATGGTGAGGAAACAGCACAGATGTGAAATGGGAAAAGCTTGGCCCTGATTCTGCACTGCCTCCTGGGGGAGCCCGCCCACCAACGTTTCCCAGTCTGAGAGGAGGAGGAGCTCTTGTTTGCCTTCTGCTGGGAGATGCTATACTCTGCCCACGCTTTATCCCCGTGCTGTCTGTGGGCATGCTTGTTAAGGAGGGAGGCGTGTGGGACTCCTCCTTGAGGGATTCAAGGAATATGTTATGGGAGTAAGGGTCCTTATATTACATGGAAATATGTGATCTTTGAGATGGGAGAGGATGAGTGGTCAATAATTACTATGACACCTGGGGACCCTTGGAAAAGTT
It encodes the following:
- the DQA gene encoding HLA class II histocompatibility antigen, DQ alpha 2 chain isoform X3, with the protein product MVLNRALILGALALTTMMSPSGGEDIVADHVGTYGAEFYQSHGPSSEYTQEFDEDELLYVDLEKKETVWRLPMFGQFAGFHIQVALSNIATEKHNLDVMTKWYNFTPVINEVPEVTVFSKSPVMLGQPNTLICHVDNIFPPVINITWLKNGHAVTKGVYETSFLPKDDHSFFKFGYLTFLPSDDDVYDCKVEHWGLEEPLLKHWGALPIYESRRVDALDNLELFSGQVHHIVSLPLYSAPPLFSGT
- the DQA gene encoding HLA class II histocompatibility antigen, DQ alpha 2 chain isoform X1, yielding MVLNRALILGALALTTMMSPSGGEDIVADHVGTYGAEFYQSHGPSSEYTQEFDEDELLYVDLEKKETVWRLPMFGQFAGFHIQVALSNIATEKHNLDVMTKWYNFTPVINEVPEVTVFSKSPVMLGQPNTLICHVDNIFPPVINITWLKNGHAVTKGVYETSFLPKDDHSFFKFGYLTFLPSDDDVYDCKVEHWGLEEPLLKHWGMYKLHSYQYSLFFYQVQNTLSFGPSISQSKAGFPHFKVSKIIETFILFPKPGALSFCSMNNTPPAQSHAQAHEPTLSILTFITSRFQSLRFQPLCQS
- the DQA gene encoding HLA class II histocompatibility antigen, DQ alpha 2 chain precursor (The RefSeq protein has 1 substitution compared to this genomic sequence) is translated as MVLNRALILGALALTTMMSPSGGEDIVADHVGTYGAEFYQSHGPSSEYTQEFDEDELLYVDLEKKETVWRLPMFGQFAGFHIQVALSNIATAKHNLDVMTKWYNFTPVINEVPEVTVFSKSPVMLGQPNTLICHVDNIFPPVINITWLKNGHAVTKGVYETSFLPKDDHSFFKFGYLTFLPSDDDVYDCKVEHWGLEEPLLKHWEPEIPAPMSELTETVVCALGLTMGLVGIVVGTIFIIQGLRSGGASRHQGPL
- the DQA gene encoding HLA class II histocompatibility antigen, DQ alpha 2 chain isoform X2, whose translation is MVLNRALILGALALTTMMSPSGGEDIVADHVGTYGAEFYQSHGPSSEYTQEFDEDELLYVDLEKKETVWRLPMFGQFAGFHIQVALSNIATEKHNLDVMTKWYNFTPVINEVPEVTVFSKSPVMLGQPNTLICHVDNIFPPVINITWLKNGHAVTKGVYETSFLPKDDHSFFKFGYLTFLPSDDDVYDCKVEHWGLEEPLLKHWEPEIPAPMSELTETVVCALGLTMGLVGIVVGTIFIIQGLRSGGASRHQGPL